Within the Bombus vancouverensis nearcticus chromosome 10, iyBomVanc1_principal, whole genome shotgun sequence genome, the region AGCATGTGACTATGCTGGATCCTTTTCAAGAGAGATATGGCGCCGGGGTCGGAGGACTGTTGTTCCTTCCTGCTCTGTGTGGTGATTTGTTCTGGTGTGCTGCGGTGCTGAGAGCATTGGGAAGCTCGTTGGCTGTAGTGGCTGGCGTAGATCCGGAGATCAGCATTGTCGCCTCTGCGCTCTTGGCAGCCGTGTGAGTAAAAAAGAAGTAAATATAGTAAATTCCAAATATCTCACCcagaaaagaaatattatggGATGTCATTAAGCCACCACCttttgaatataatatcgccGTTGAAAGTCGTTTCATTTTTGGATATCACTTCTTGTAATCACGACTTgttaatagaataatataattacataaaattcTTTACATGATTTATAGATTAACAAATATCcccttttttattatttttatattttgcttGAATAATTTATCACAGTTTTATATTTTAGTCTCTAGAATTTAGGACGTGATAAACAATCTAAGGAAATAATTTATCCGTAATTTTGTAATTGGAATACATCTCgccaaaaataaataaatatcccGATACTTTTCAGCGATAATAAGCATTCGTTGCCCCGTTTGAAGTAGCATAGTCTGAGAAGTCGAGTTCGTTGAAATTCGAAGGTAAACATATCGATGTCATGCGAATTGCAGGTATACCGTATTCGGCGGACTGTATTCCGTCGCATGCACCGATGTATTGCAGTTAGCGTGCATTGTAATCGGCTTGGGAGTGTCTGCTCCATTTTCCGCTCTTCACCCTGCTGTTTCTTTCGAGAAGAACCTAGCACCGCACGAATGGCTGGGGGAAATTAAGAACGAGGACCTGGGCGAGTGGGTAGATTGTATGCTGTTGTTGGTATTTGGCGGTATACCTTGGCAGGTATTGAATATTCATCGATAATTCTAATATCGTATACCGTGGTACTCAATATGCAAAGCACTTCCGGCTTTAATGAAATCTTTTGAGAGAAAAGCTTCGCGTATACCAAACATGTAAATTTAAAATTGTTTATGATCGGAAGAAAAGGAATCAATAGTAAAAATATGTTtagaaatatctgaaaaattttAATCATTGATCTAGTTATATTTATGAAAGTTTACGATGTTTAAAAGACATCCCTTACAACATTAGAGAAAGATTATTAGTACTATTATATTATTGTGCAAgtcgtatttatttatttaatcattctaACTTCTGAATCGATCTAACGATTTAATGATCGTACCAACCAATTTTAATGAACATTTATTTAGGGCTATTTCCAAAGGATCCTAAGTATGCGAAGCACATCAATAGCAACGGCTCTATCGATAGCATCGATGTTTGGCTGCATGATCCTCGCGTTTCCATCAGCTTTAATTGGTGTGGTAGCACGAGCCACTGATTGGTCATCCGTAGAAGGATTTAACAAGAGTATAATAGCACATGATGGGAATGTGTTACCGATTGTTCTTCGATACCTAACGCCGCAGTGGGTCTCCTTTGTCGGTGAGTTGTATCACTGTAGCGACCTAATATCTCGTATAACTTCGCTTCAATAACGAGAATTAGAAACTGCTATCGAGTGTTATAACAGTTATAGGCATCGATATATGTTCGTGAGCTATTGTACGCTTTCTGTTTATTCCattaaaaagaagttgaaagtATTAATTGTAAGAACAATAGTGAAGTAAGAAAAGAATAGCGATCTGATAAACAACAATCAAGTCTAAAGCTTTACTTGCTCATCGCGTTATTTCTTTGTTCTTGCCTACTTTCTgtcgaaaataaaaaatgatcaaTATTGTGAGATACGCGTAAAATGGAAAGGTTCCTTTTCCTGAGTAATATAGTCATTTAATAACTAGCAAGCATTCTTTCATAATTTTTCTGTAGACCTCGTGAAGAAAGCGTTTCTGTGCCTACAACCATTTGACCCTCTTTTACCCTCAAGATAAGCACACTCCCCGTTCCAGGCACACCCTGTACATTAGTCGCTTAAGAAACCGCGAAACAGGTCGAGTGTCTGTAAAGAACAAAATTGAAGAACTGTACAGGAGCGCTCGAAGACTCTGCAAATTCTTATCATCTGACTACAACGTTAAATCTTATCTACCCCAGgctagaaaattaaattctagcaaaaagaaagagaatgTTACTGctttaattctattttatggtagaaaaattacaaaatctaTTAAACTAAATCTTTTACAACGTATCAAATAACACATTGTTCACGATTGATTTCCAGGTTTGGGCGCCATTTCTGCAGCAGTTATGTCGTCAGCAGATTCAAGTATATTAGCCAGCAGTTCCATGTTCTCCAGGAACGTCTACAGACTCACATTAAGGCCAAAGGTAGATATCAACAAATCTCTGTTGGCGAATTTCATAATTCTACGATTTTTATGAATCTTTTTTTATTCGATCATTTTCAtgattctttaaaatatttctttgttttgtaaaAAGCGAACATTTACCTGTTTTTTATATCTCTTTTATATTTGTAGCATTTTTTAGAAAAAGAATCAAAGAAGGAAAAATCTAACAGATTTCAACTTTTTAACTTTACAAAATGTGAAGATTTAAATGCTTCTTGTGTTTCTTTCAAAATTAAACTGTTTTCTACTGGAAGaatcgaagaagaaaaagaagagatagaagaagaagaaaagttctaattatttttattccattACAGGCAACCGAGAGGGAACTGAATTGGATACTCCGGATATCTGTTGTCATGATCACAGTACTGTCGACTTTAATAGCGCTCACGGTGGACAGCGTTTATTATCTATCGTGAGTAGTAACAGAAACGCTCGAATTAATTGCTTTGTTGACTCGCTCACCGTCGACAACTAAGCAGACCAACTAATTAATTCTGTTGCCTCCTCTGTTTTAAAGGTACTTGAGCTCTGATCTTGTTTATGTGGTGCTCTTCCCGCAATTATTAACCGTTATCCATTGGCCCTCTCTGGTCGACACTTATGGATGTCTCGCGGGTTACTTCGTGGCCGTTGTTTTACGTCTTTGTggtaacaataataaaaatttaatcataaaggatatttattattcaaaaaaACACAAAACACAGGAAAAAAGAAGTGATAAATCTGGCATGTTAATTTGCCATTCCGTGACTAGACAGAAACATTTTagtagtataaaataaaaatgaaaagaatctATCGGGTTTAGTCAAAGGTTTAGGTTTAATTGCTAAGACAATAGATCATAGAATAATCATAAAACAATTCTTATAAACGTACATTACAAATTTGATGGGAAGAATGTTTCTGTAAAGAAACAATCTTTGTAAAttataaagtaaagtaaagtatATTATTAGCCCAtaaagtatttttttattttaatattcattttgAAAAGATTTTATAATTATGTTTCAGGCGGAGAAAGAGGATTGGGCGTACCAGCTCTCATCGAATACCCTTTCTACGACACGGAAACGCAATCACAAAAATTCCCATTTCGCACCGGTGCCATGATCGTGGCTCTATTTACCCAGCTCATCACCAGTTTCTTTACAAGAAATCTTCTTGGTAAAGGTTACTTTCCCCGGTGTTGCGATGTTCTTAGTGTATATTCGCCTGGGAAATCGAAAGACCAATCTGGAGTTGTACAAAGCAGCTCTGGTGCCGCTCTAATGGATACTTCCTCTGTCAATGTGAGTCTTTCAAATCCTCAGTATCATTAcaacgatattttacatatacattttagaCACGAAAATGCAACAGTTACTAAATGTCTAACAATTAACTTGCAAAATAAACCCCAAACGACATTTTTGTACATGCACGTTTCTCATCGTTTTAATATCTAGAATCGACCCTATAAATATATCTCACATATCTTGTGATATCCTATATGTCTTAAAAGAATACAAATTACCCTAAAACCTTCGTCTGGTCAGAAATCCACCTCTGGAATGGACTCGTGCGATGGGATCGGACCCGGCAGCTACGACGACGACCGCACTACTTCCAATTCAGTGGAAGACATGACTGATCGGGGAGACAGCGGGACCATAGCAGCCGATTCTTACGATAAAGACACTACCAAGGTCAACAGCGTCGGATCAGCCGTTCAAAAAGCAAACCAAAGCCTGCAACATCTTCAAACCTTAAGAAACACCATCCATACGAGCTCGATCAGCGGTAGACATACTCCAACCCCCAATCAGTACGCCCCTATACAGAGCAACGAAGTGTCCAGAGGCCAAATATTAGGTGTACGAAACCTAAGGGGTTCCATGGGTCAAATGCTCTTACCAACTGATCGACCAACTATACCTCCAAATAACAATGCAAGCATAGTGAACGTGCCAACGAATCCCACTGTAGCTACCCCTATGACTCCGGGACCTCATTACACCAAACCTAACGATGGATCTTTGTTAAACGATAAAGCGAGAGAAAACGAGAGGATCAGTATCGTGGACAGAGGAAACACGGAATTCAGTGTCCCAGATAATATGTTGACTACCATCAACGTTAAGAAAAACGTGAAGGGTGTGA harbors:
- the LOC117157825 gene encoding high-affinity choline transporter 1; protein product: MGVYVIGLIGVIVFYVLVLGVGIWAGTVKKKKSRHGQDAMILADRGLGPILGIFTLIATWVGGAYVNGTAELMFTRGLAWCQVPFGYSLSLLFGAVLFVRPMRKAEHVTMLDPFQERYGAGVGGLLFLPALCGDLFWCAAVLRALGSSLAVVAGVDPEISIVASALLAAVYTVFGGLYSVACTDVLQLACIVIGLGVSAPFSALHPAVSFEKNLAPHEWLGEIKNEDLGEWVDCMLLLVFGGIPWQGYFQRILSMRSTSIATALSIASMFGCMILAFPSALIGVVARATDWSSVEGFNKSIIAHDGNVLPIVLRYLTPQWVSFVGLGAISAAVMSSADSSILASSSMFSRNVYRLTLRPKATERELNWILRISVVMITVLSTLIALTVDSVYYLSYLSSDLVYVVLFPQLLTVIHWPSLVDTYGCLAGYFVAVVLRLCGGERGLGVPALIEYPFYDTETQSQKFPFRTGAMIVALFTQLITSFFTRNLLGKGYFPRCCDVLSVYSPGKSKDQSGVVQSSSGAALMDTSSVNKSTSGMDSCDGIGPGSYDDDRTTSNSVEDMTDRGDSGTIAADSYDKDTTKVNSVGSAVQKANQSLQHLQTLRNTIHTSSISGRHTPTPNQYAPIQSNEVSRGQILGVRNLRGSMGQMLLPTDRPTIPPNNNASIVNVPTNPTVATPMTPGPHYTKPNDGSLLNDKARENERISIVDRGNTEFSVPDNMLTTINVKKNVKGVKLVGMEGGTLRRPSLQGTFSPTPSVELVHILDRRQSSSSYGPGSLSPVPMGVEACKTHGTALEGQGGNEHCRIKRGIVRHHSFNDTGDRALTTLARQPTYPSMPLRPEDCRMTLAKKDRRTSTIARHGSVTTEKELSGCTTGLVVCSPTYNMYSSAVKNSNYFVTDDEAVSRF